A part of Vulpes vulpes isolate BD-2025 chromosome 15, VulVul3, whole genome shotgun sequence genomic DNA contains:
- the DUOXA2 gene encoding dual oxidase maturation factor 2 isoform X1, giving the protein MTLWNGELSFYPQPRHAPGFSVPLLIVILVFLALAASFLLILPGIRGHSRWFWLVRVLLSLFIGAEIVAVNFSAQWSVGGINTNTSYKAFSAARVSAHLGLHIGLEGINITLTGTPVHQLNETIDYNEHFKWRLGENYAEEYWEALEKGLPDPVLYVAEKFTPSSPCGLYRQYRLAGHFASAALWVAFCFWLLSNALLSMPVPLHGGLALLTAGAFALFSTFAFASISSVPLCPLRLGSSTLTTHYGAAFWVTLATGILCLLLGVAVVSLHYSRPSALRTFLDQSVKNYGSQVKGSLPLILSNPLHKQFGALDLTTSTNL; this is encoded by the exons ATGACTCTGTGGAATGGAGAGCTGTCTTTCTACCCCCAACCCCGGCATGCCCCTGGCTTCAGCGTCCCATTGCTCATCGTCATTCTGGTGTTCTTGGCCTTGGCTGCCAGCTTCCTGCTCATCTTGCCTGGGATCCGTGGTCACTCG CGCTGGTTCTGGCTGGTGAGAGTTCTTCTCAGTCTGTTCATAGGCGCAGAAATTGTGG ccgtGAACTTCAGCGCACAGTGGTCAGTGGGAGGGATTAACACCAACACATCCTACAAGGCGTTCAGTGCAGCACGAGTCAGCGCTCACCTTGGTCTGCACATCGGCCTGGAGGGGATTAATATCACACTCACAG GGACCCCAGTGCACCAGCTGAACGAGACCATCGACTACAACGAGCACTTCAAGTGGCGTCTGGGTGAGAACTACGCCGAGGAGTACTGGGAGGCCCTGGAGAAGGGGCTGCCCGATCCAGTTCTCTACGTGGCGGAGAAGTTCACCCCGAGCAGCCCCTGCGGGCTGTACCGCCAGTACCGCCTGGCGGGCCACTTTGCCTCCGCCGCGCTGTG GGTGGCCTTCTGCTTCTGGCTCCTCTCCAACGCGCTGCTCTCCATGCCCGTCCCGCTCCACGGAGGCCTGGCGCTCCTGACCGCCGGCGCCTTCGCGCTCTTCTCTACCTTCGCCTTCGCTTCCATCTCCAGCGTGCCGCTCTGCCCGCTCCGCCTCGGCTCCTCCACGCTCACCACTCACTACGGTGCCGCCTTCTGGGTCACCCTGGCCACGG GCATCCTGTGCCTCCTCCTCGGAGTGGCCGTGGTGAGTCTCCACTACTCTCGGCCCAGCGCTCTTCGCACCTTCTTGGACCAAAGTGTCAAGAACTATGGTAGCCAGGTGAAAGGGAGCTTGCCTCTCATCCTCAGCAACCCACTACATAAGCAATTTGGAGCCCTGGACTTAACGACCAGTACTAACCTTTGA
- the DUOXA2 gene encoding dual oxidase maturation factor 2 isoform X2: MTLWNGELSFYPQPRHAPGFSVPLLIVILVFLALAASFLLILPGIRGHSRWFWLVRVLLSLFIGAEIVAVNFSAQWSVGGINTNTSYKAFSAARVSAHLGLHIGLEGINITLTGTPVHQLNETIDYNEHFKWRLGENYAEEYWEALEKGLPDPVLYVAEKFTPSSPCGLYRQYRLAGHFASAALCVPLCPLRLGSSTLTTHYGAAFWVTLATGILCLLLGVAVVSLHYSRPSALRTFLDQSVKNYGSQVKGSLPLILSNPLHKQFGALDLTTSTNL; encoded by the exons ATGACTCTGTGGAATGGAGAGCTGTCTTTCTACCCCCAACCCCGGCATGCCCCTGGCTTCAGCGTCCCATTGCTCATCGTCATTCTGGTGTTCTTGGCCTTGGCTGCCAGCTTCCTGCTCATCTTGCCTGGGATCCGTGGTCACTCG CGCTGGTTCTGGCTGGTGAGAGTTCTTCTCAGTCTGTTCATAGGCGCAGAAATTGTGG ccgtGAACTTCAGCGCACAGTGGTCAGTGGGAGGGATTAACACCAACACATCCTACAAGGCGTTCAGTGCAGCACGAGTCAGCGCTCACCTTGGTCTGCACATCGGCCTGGAGGGGATTAATATCACACTCACAG GGACCCCAGTGCACCAGCTGAACGAGACCATCGACTACAACGAGCACTTCAAGTGGCGTCTGGGTGAGAACTACGCCGAGGAGTACTGGGAGGCCCTGGAGAAGGGGCTGCCCGATCCAGTTCTCTACGTGGCGGAGAAGTTCACCCCGAGCAGCCCCTGCGGGCTGTACCGCCAGTACCGCCTGGCGGGCCACTTTGCCTCCGCCGCGCTGTG CGTGCCGCTCTGCCCGCTCCGCCTCGGCTCCTCCACGCTCACCACTCACTACGGTGCCGCCTTCTGGGTCACCCTGGCCACGG GCATCCTGTGCCTCCTCCTCGGAGTGGCCGTGGTGAGTCTCCACTACTCTCGGCCCAGCGCTCTTCGCACCTTCTTGGACCAAAGTGTCAAGAACTATGGTAGCCAGGTGAAAGGGAGCTTGCCTCTCATCCTCAGCAACCCACTACATAAGCAATTTGGAGCCCTGGACTTAACGACCAGTACTAACCTTTGA
- the DUOXA1 gene encoding dual oxidase maturation factor 1 isoform X1, with the protein MRDLVWFTLCCISSTETYISVVLQHTPPLHNPTKMATLGHTFPFYTGHKPIFPMDTTLAVIIAIFLTALVTFIIILPGIRGKMRLFWLLRVVTSLFIGAVILAVNFSSEWFVGQVSTNTSYKAFSSEWIRADVGLQVGLGGVNITLTGTPVQQLNETINYNEEFTWRLGENYAEEYAKALEKGLPDPVLYLAEKFTPNSPCGLHGQYRLAGHYTSAMLWVAFLCWLLANVMLSMPVLVYGGHMLLATGIFQMLGLLFFSTATSLTPSCPLRLGTASLHTHHGPAFWITLTTGLLCVLLGLAMAVAHRIHPQRLKAFFNQSTGEDPALEWNPEEGGLLSPRYRSTAESPEPQDIPLSEASSEACSKEKHPTEPDCAL; encoded by the exons ATGAGGGACCTAGTCTGGTTTACTCTCTGCTGTATTTCCAGCACTGAGACATACATATCTGTTGTCCTACAGCATACGCCTCCCCTGCACAACCCCACCAAAATGGCCACTCTGGGACACACTTTCCCCTTCTATACTGGTCACAAGCCAATCTTCCCAATGGACACCACCTTGGCCGTCATCATTGCCATCTTTCTGACTGCACTGGTCACCTTCATCATCATACTGCCTGGCATTCGAGGCAAGATG AGGCTGTTCTGGCTGCTGCGGGTGGTGACCAGCTTATTCATCGGGGCTGTGATCCTGG CTGTGAATTTCAGTTCGGAGTGGTTCGTGGGCCAGGTCAGCACCAACACATCATACAAAGCCTTCAGTTCTGAATGGATCCGCGCAGATGTTGGGCTCCAGGTTGGTCTGGGAGGAGTCAACATTACACTCACAG GGACCCCAGTGCAGCAGCTGAATGAGACCATCAATTACAACGAGGAGTTCACCTGGCGCCTGGGTGAAAACTACGCTGAGGAGTATGCAAAGGCATTGGAGAAGGGGCTACCAGACCCTGTGCTCTACCTCGCTGAGAAGTTCACCCCCAACAGCCCGTGTGGTCTGCATGGCCAGTACCGCCTGGCAGGACACTACACCTCAGCCATGCTCTG GGTGGCATTCCTCTGCTGGCTGCTGGCCAATGTGATGCTGTCCATGCCTGTGCTGGTCTATGGTGGCCACATGCTGCTGGCCACAGGCATCTTCCAGATGTTGGGACTGCTCTTCTTTTCCACCGCCACATCACTCACGCCATCCTGTCCCCTGCGCCTGGGCACTGCTTCGCTGCACACTCACCATGGGCCTGCCTTCTGGATCACACTGACCACAG GACTACTTTGTGTGCTGCTTGGCCTGGCCATGGCAGTGGCCCACAGGATACATCCCCAAAGGCTGAAGGCTTTCTTCAACCAGAGTACGGGGGAGGATCCTGCACTGGAGTGGAATCCCGAGGAAGGGGGACTTCTGAGCCCCCGATACCGGTCCACAGCTGAGAGTCCTGAGCCCCAGGACATTCCTCTGTCAGAAGCTTCCTCTGAGGCATGCTCTAAGGAGAAGCATCCCACAGAGCCTGACTGTGCCCTATAA
- the DUOXA1 gene encoding dual oxidase maturation factor 1 isoform X2, which produces MATLGHTFPFYTGHKPIFPMDTTLAVIIAIFLTALVTFIIILPGIRGKMRLFWLLRVVTSLFIGAVILAVNFSSEWFVGQVSTNTSYKAFSSEWIRADVGLQVGLGGVNITLTGTPVQQLNETINYNEEFTWRLGENYAEEYAKALEKGLPDPVLYLAEKFTPNSPCGLHGQYRLAGHYTSAMLWVAFLCWLLANVMLSMPVLVYGGHMLLATGIFQMLGLLFFSTATSLTPSCPLRLGTASLHTHHGPAFWITLTTGLLCVLLGLAMAVAHRIHPQRLKAFFNQSTGEDPALEWNPEEGGLLSPRYRSTAESPEPQDIPLSEASSEACSKEKHPTEPDCAL; this is translated from the exons ATGGCCACTCTGGGACACACTTTCCCCTTCTATACTGGTCACAAGCCAATCTTCCCAATGGACACCACCTTGGCCGTCATCATTGCCATCTTTCTGACTGCACTGGTCACCTTCATCATCATACTGCCTGGCATTCGAGGCAAGATG AGGCTGTTCTGGCTGCTGCGGGTGGTGACCAGCTTATTCATCGGGGCTGTGATCCTGG CTGTGAATTTCAGTTCGGAGTGGTTCGTGGGCCAGGTCAGCACCAACACATCATACAAAGCCTTCAGTTCTGAATGGATCCGCGCAGATGTTGGGCTCCAGGTTGGTCTGGGAGGAGTCAACATTACACTCACAG GGACCCCAGTGCAGCAGCTGAATGAGACCATCAATTACAACGAGGAGTTCACCTGGCGCCTGGGTGAAAACTACGCTGAGGAGTATGCAAAGGCATTGGAGAAGGGGCTACCAGACCCTGTGCTCTACCTCGCTGAGAAGTTCACCCCCAACAGCCCGTGTGGTCTGCATGGCCAGTACCGCCTGGCAGGACACTACACCTCAGCCATGCTCTG GGTGGCATTCCTCTGCTGGCTGCTGGCCAATGTGATGCTGTCCATGCCTGTGCTGGTCTATGGTGGCCACATGCTGCTGGCCACAGGCATCTTCCAGATGTTGGGACTGCTCTTCTTTTCCACCGCCACATCACTCACGCCATCCTGTCCCCTGCGCCTGGGCACTGCTTCGCTGCACACTCACCATGGGCCTGCCTTCTGGATCACACTGACCACAG GACTACTTTGTGTGCTGCTTGGCCTGGCCATGGCAGTGGCCCACAGGATACATCCCCAAAGGCTGAAGGCTTTCTTCAACCAGAGTACGGGGGAGGATCCTGCACTGGAGTGGAATCCCGAGGAAGGGGGACTTCTGAGCCCCCGATACCGGTCCACAGCTGAGAGTCCTGAGCCCCAGGACATTCCTCTGTCAGAAGCTTCCTCTGAGGCATGCTCTAAGGAGAAGCATCCCACAGAGCCTGACTGTGCCCTATAA